From the genome of uncultured Bacteroides sp.:
TATTCACAAAACCGCCTCTTCTGAAGTTATCTTGAAAATGGCTCTTGGCCATTCTACCAACTAGCACAGGCATTTTTCTATGAACAAGATCGTTCATTTCTCCTATTTTTCGCTCTACTATCTTGCTGAACTCTAATGCATTCATTTACTTAATGTTTATTTAAAAAATAAGGCTATCAAGATATGATACAAAATCAGGATCTAATACATTAGTCTCTCCTTTCATATATGCTGAAAAACTCTCCGCCATATATTCTCCTTTACTTGTAGTCGCATATCCTGATATTTTAGATGCATATTTACTCATATTATCACCTAATAGATTATTCATCTTAGAAGGCATTGACCATTGATTATGATGTCCTAATTCATGAGTAATATAATCTTTAACTGTATTCCCAACTAAAGAACGGCCTGCTTCTTTATACTTTAATGCAATTGCTTTTTGTGCTTCTGACAATTTATCAATATTATCCATTACAGTGTTCCAGGCATCCTCTGATTTTTTTATGTAGTTTGCAAAAGACTTAGCATCTTTAAGTATGTCCTTATTGATATATATACCTTTATCTATTGGGTTATATGACGCGATCGTATCTCCTCCACTTTTAAAGGCTTTTTTACCTTGTGATGAAGTTGGAGATATTACTTTTATCCCTGATATTTTTGGAAGATCTAACTTCGTAAATACATCTGTTAGTGCTTTATTTATTTCATTTGCATGTTCTATAGAAATATCTTTGTAATTGATTTCTCCCTTAAATGTTTTATCTCCAATATATTTTTTAGAAAATTTATTTGCATAATCTTCTGCTTCTTTAATTGTTGATACTTCTTTGTAATCTGATTTATAATTTTTAATAAACTTATCCACAACCTTATCAGTACCTTTTGGCGCATCGGCAATAAATGGATGTGTCTTGCTAAATAGTTCTCCTGTCTTAGCTACATTATTGTCAAGCCCCTTATCCGGCTTATAATTGCTTGCAGGAACTTCGCTTCCTGGTGTTGCATCTTCATCTGTTGATTCAAGAGCACACTTGCAGTTCCATCTATCCCCAGGATTATGGCTTAACCAAAAACGGTGATCTACCGGAAGAGTTAATTTTGCTTGCCAAAATACCTTGTGTACCTGATCGGCTGCCGGACTAGTTGTTGGCATCCACCTAAGGTTTGGCAATATATCTTTTTCTCTTTCGAACTGTTGCCAGTCAGCAGCCTGGTGAGCACGTAGAATGGCGGTGTCGTATTCCGTGCGCATCCATCGTTCTACATGATGATCTACTATCGTTTGAACGTCATTCGACCATTGTTTAAATGGCTTTAAAATGCCCTTATCATCAATGAGTTGTTTGGCTAGATCGTTCTGCATAGTGTGCGTTCTGAATGCGGAGAAGACTTCATTGTTGGTACGTAACTGATTATAGAAGTCATACTCAGGATCACTTTCTACAAATGTTCCATAACCTTCATCTATCGCCTTATTGAATACCTGCAATGTAGCATCGAAAAGGTTCTGTTCAATTTCTGTCATTGGGTTGAAGTCATCCTCATAAATTCGTTTGAGAGACTTTTTCAATAACTCATAATCAAAACTAAAACTTGATTCTACTGCATTTTTAAACGTATGTCCTCCGCATTGCTCACAGCTATGGCCGTAATAGAGATTTTCAATCACCAATCTTCTGCCCCGTTTTTTTTCGGGGCTTGAGCGAAAAAACTTTTCAGGCGATTAAAAAAAGTGTTTTCTTCCTGATTAGTAAACGGTTCGGCTACCGGTCTTACTTTTTTAGCTTTTTCAATTGCATCTTTGGCCTCTTGCTCCTTTTTTTGTTGCAATAGTTTTTCATCTTCTTTCTGCTTCAGCAATGCATCGTAATTATCCGGTTTCTTAATTCCAAATGTTTCGTATAAATAATCGTGATCAAGTGGTAAACCTAAATCGTTCATCTTGACAACTATTTCGGCCTGTTTAGTTGTATCTATATTCTCTTTTTGCACAAAGACAAATTCGCCACCATCTAAACTAAAACCAAGATTGTTGAGAATATCAAATAAGTTGTAATTAAGCACATTTAATATAAAACGTTTATCAGCAGCTGTAACTTCATCTTCAATCTCTTTATGTACTGTTCCTAATGCCTGAGTACCTTTATTTCCTGCTTCAGTGGTCAGTGTGTTACCCAATATCAATTTACTAATCTCAGCGTTACAAGCATCTTTAAGCCCATTGTACAAATCAGAGCTTCCCGATTTATTCCCGCTTTCAATTAGATTTAACCCTGAATCTTTAGGATGTATATAAACTGCATTAGAACCCTGTTCCATAGCATCCTGAATGAGTTGTGAGCGTAGATCTTCATCGGATGTATCATAAGTATAATCTCGAATAGGCATACCGAATATCTCCGAAAATTGCGCCCAATCTCCCATGGTATTTCTCTTGTAGATAACGTATGGTGCAGCTTGTGCCAATAGTCCTAAGTTATCTTCTTTACCAATAAACAGTAAATCTGAGTAATCATCCCATGGTGTTCCGTTAATGTCTGTTTGGTGTCTTAATATCAATTTTTTGACCGGGTCAACATGTTTTCTAGGTATAAGATCATAATCGGGATAATTGCCATCACGAAAGAACTGAGCTAATGAACAACCCCATAAAATAGAATCCCATGCATCGGAAATAAAACTATAGAACCACGGAGAACTTAACATCTGATTAATTATTTCATCGGGTTTGCCATCTCTATGAAATTCAATGGATGAAGATAATATTGCATTTCTCCTCTTGTTAATAACAGATGTTAAGTGAGCATCCATTAAAATGTCACTGTATAAATCGTATAGCCTGGTTCTGCGAGTGAAGTCTACATTCTCAAATCCACGTATCGCAGTCATGTATGTAGATATATCAATCCCAAATCGTTGAGGTTGATTGATTATGATAGTAGCCGGAGCTGTTTGTCCTGGACGTGGAATGTTTCCACTAACCGTTATTTTATTTTCGGCTGTTTTTTTATTTCTGTTCTTAGCCATATTAGTAATGATTTACTCGTTTAGTATTACTGGTTATTTTAAAGTTACTTTTAGCTGCTATATCTTCGGCTGATATCTTAGTAGCCCCCTCAATATTGATCTGTCCACGCATTATCTGTTTAAGCCATTCAACAGCTCTGTCGTATCTGTCTTTACGTATCTGTGACATTTTCTGCGGATTATGTATGCAGAACAAATGATATACTGCTATATCAATAGCCATCATTAAGACTAGCGGATTTCTTGTATCCGTTCCTCCTTCGGCAGGAGCAGACGGGAACAAAGCAATAACATCGTATCGGTCACTTACGTAGCTCTTCATTTCCTGAATTGCTCTATCCTCGCAGATCTCAACTATTGCAGTGTCTTCACGTGTAATTGAGTCAAGTATATCGCGGTGAATACTTGCATCATAATCGTCTATGCTTATAAATGTGCTCATTGTCTGAATTTATTTCGTTTTGTAAAAGTTGCAGCTTTGATAACTATGCTTGGTTGCAATGCTATTTGTTTAAGATCAAGAATGCGGTTAGCACCTTCTATACAGTCTGGACCATCGGCCGCATAAGGTAGTGTCATTTCAAAGAGTTCAAATTGATTGGCTAATTCTTGTATGTGCGGGTTAT
Proteins encoded in this window:
- a CDS encoding DUF935 family protein; this encodes MAKNRNKKTAENKITVSGNIPRPGQTAPATIIINQPQRFGIDISTYMTAIRGFENVDFTRRTRLYDLYSDILMDAHLTSVINKRRNAILSSSIEFHRDGKPDEIINQMLSSPWFYSFISDAWDSILWGCSLAQFFRDGNYPDYDLIPRKHVDPVKKLILRHQTDINGTPWDDYSDLLFIGKEDNLGLLAQAAPYVIYKRNTMGDWAQFSEIFGMPIRDYTYDTSDEDLRSQLIQDAMEQGSNAVYIHPKDSGLNLIESGNKSGSSDLYNGLKDACNAEISKLILGNTLTTEAGNKGTQALGTVHKEIEDEVTAADKRFILNVLNYNLFDILNNLGFSLDGGEFVFVQKENIDTTKQAEIVVKMNDLGLPLDHDYLYETFGIKKPDNYDALLKQKEDEKLLQQKKEQEAKDAIEKAKKVRPVAEPFTNQEENTFFNRLKSFFAQAPKKNGAEDW
- a CDS encoding phage protein Gp36 family protein, whose amino-acid sequence is MSTFISIDDYDASIHRDILDSITREDTAIVEICEDRAIQEMKSYVSDRYDVIALFPSAPAEGGTDTRNPLVLMMAIDIAVYHLFCIHNPQKMSQIRKDRYDRAVEWLKQIMRGQINIEGATKISAEDIAAKSNFKITSNTKRVNHY